The nucleotide window CCACGCGAAACTCTGATATTCTTTCTTCCACAACAGTTTTCCGGTTTTTGCGTCCAGTGCATCAATATTTGAAGAGTGTACGGCAAACAAAACCCCGTCCTTATACCCCAGACTAACACTCTGTCCATCATTCCATTCTTTACTCCAAAGTAAGTCACCTGTTTCCGCACTCAATGCTATAATAATAGTCTTTCCAAAGTCTTCTCTAGCAAGGTAGAGGACACCATCCGCAGCAAGTGTTATCTCTGGAGGTGTCTCATACCCAAGTTCCCAGGGTAGTTTATAGGTCCAGGCAACTTTCAAAGGCGGTTTCAGGGTTACAGGTTCAGCTTCACTTAGATGAAGTGAAACGTTATAAAACTCGAAGTCGTCGTAGTTACTGCCATTAGCATCACTTCCGGCACTGATTTTCAGGGTATTGTTTCCTGGATTGAAAAGAGAAGGATGAACCGGAACTGTAATATTCACTGCAACAGAATCCGGAGTTTCTGCCGGAATATAATCATTAAGGGACCCTATTTCTATCCCATTGAGATTTACTTTATCTGAAAACTCATCCGTCGACCCGGGAACAACGCTTCTGCCTGTCAATTTGAACTCTGCACTTTCTATATCTACTGAAGGGTCCAGAATAAAATTTGCTGTGTAAATCAGCCCTTCAGGGTTCTTTGGATTCAATTCATCTTTAAAATTGTCACCAAGATGGTGGTGCTCGTTGTCAATAACAATTTCAGACGCTGAAGCCGTTGAAAAGGAAGTAAACGGAAAAATAAGTAGTAATGACGTGAGAAATAGCGCAAGAGTTAATGAAGTCTTTATCACAGGCCACCCACCTCAATCCACACAAGAAGATTTATAAATCACATTCAAGTCAACGCTTGTTTACTATAAAGGCTGAAATCAATAAATCTGACAAAACAAACATTGCTCTGGGTCCCGGGACACTAACTGGTGACTGCAAATCTCCTGCCTCTTCTTCAGTTTCGCTAGCTTCTTTAGTTCCGTTAACTTTTTCACTTTCCTCTAATTCTTCAATTTTTCCATTTTTTTTGGCTTCTTCTGTCTCTTCTACCGCATTCCGTTCAGTCATTATATCATTTTTAAAAGGTTCTGCGCAGAAGAATACAACAGGTATGTCATCAACTTCATTCACTTTCCCCAGACTGTCAAATACAGTGTAAATATCATTAAGGGTGGAATTATTAACTTCCGAGCCTTCCAGAATTCCTACTTCTATGCGATTTTCAATGCTCCATCCATAGCTGATAACTGGCCCCTCTGGATATGTATAGGGTTTCATGTAATTCCCTGAAAGTTTGTAGACTGTATCAAGTTTACTTAACCATTCTCGCCTCTGGTCCTCGATATAAAACTCACGTTCCTTTCCATAAGTGGCGATTAACGTATTTTTCTTTTGAGTTTCAATGCTTTCAAGCCCCATTTTTGCAAATACTCGAACAGTCTCGTCCTTATCATTCAGGGCGTCCGTAAGCGCTCCAATTGCACGGCCATCTCCTATTCTACCGAGAGCTTCGGCTGCGCGTACCCTGACTTCAGGATCGTCGTCATCAAGAAGCTGGATTAAAGGCTCTACAGCAGGCTCGCCCATCAGGCCCAGACGATAACCGAGATCTGCTTGAAGTTCTGGTTCTTCTTTCAAGACCCGAATCATAGGTTGAATTGCCCTTTCGTCTTTTATTCCAGCAAGGACTGCAATAACTTTCATCCGTAGAAAAACATCCTCGTTTTTATCCTGCAGGATAAAAACGAGGGGCTCGACAACAGGTTCTCCGATTTCAACAAGAGCACTGGTTGCAGCACTTTCAACTTCCCACTCTTCGTCCGTCAACAATTTGATGAGTGGATCTATAGCTCTTTCATCTTTGATCTTTCCAAGGGTAATAGCCGCGTTTTCACGAATTTCCGGGTCTTTGGAATTCAGTACTTTGATTAAAGGTTCTACTGCGGGCTCTCCGGCTTCAACCAGAGCTTTTACGGAGGTAGCTTTGACATTTACATCCTGTGCATTCAGATCTTCAATTAAAGTCTCGATATCAGGCTCATCTGAAGCGGCACTAGCTACATTAATATTAGAAAATACAGATAACTGGAAGATAATTAATGAAAAAAATACGAAATGAATTTTCAGCTTTTCAATCTCCATTTGATCACTCGATCCATTTTCATGTCAGAAATACCTAGTTCTGGTATTCATATAGCAAGTAGTTAGTATTCAGTAGGACACACAATAATAACAACCACGATTAACCACGACTATCTTCAATATATTTATTGGATAGTCAAGAATCAATAAAAGTATTTTAAAAGTCAACTTTAACTATTCTTTTACTCTTAAAACATATAAATTTTCCTTACTTTTTGAAAGATTTAGTTATTTTAGTATAAGAATAAATAAAATGAAAATGTAATTTTGTCCAGGGAGATCTGACGTGATTGAATCTGAATGTAGCTGGAATCTGTCGAGTAGATTATTGCACGATTATTTGACTGATGTTTTAAGGTAAGAATGACCCGCTATTCAGCAAATTTTTCGTGAAGGTACGTAGTGAAGCACTCCCTTTGTAATAAAAACGCAAATGGGCTAGCCATGTAAAAGAACTCAAAGGCTATCAGCATATAAAATAATACCACAGTCCAGAAGGTTCTCTTTGTAGTTGCACTTCCTTGAATTTGATCCGACATTTTGAAATCCTCCATATTTTACTACAATCGAGATTGGAATAATTAAGTATCAGTCTCCTGATTCTATTTTCTCCCATATGTCCTACCGGGATGCAAGGCACGAATGCTCATTCGAGCTATCCATCGATGGTACCTTACTATGTGTATAACAGCAAAGACCACAAAGATCCAGCCTATAAGATTATGGAGATGTGCCCATTCATAGCCTGGCAGACCCCAGAATAGTTCACCATTCAATGAACCTGTTACTGTGCCGTACTTGCTGTTACTGATAAGCATAAGGGCCGCTCCCGAAACTGTGCATATCAAAAAGTTCAGAAAAACCACGGCATAGCCTGCTCTGAGGGTTCGCCGCCAATGCATAGCAATATGTACGATAATGAGAGCTACAAGAATCAAGCCGGTCAGATTGTGGAGATGTGCCCACTCATATCCCTGCAATCCCCAGAACAGTTCATCATTTAGCAACCCTGCTCTCGTATAACCACTACTATGAAAAGCACCATGCTCGATCCGCATTAGAGCTGCACCTGAGACTGTAC belongs to Methanosarcina barkeri 3 and includes:
- a CDS encoding HEAT repeat domain-containing protein — encoded protein: MEIEKLKIHFVFFSLIIFQLSVFSNINVASAASDEPDIETLIEDLNAQDVNVKATSVKALVEAGEPAVEPLIKVLNSKDPEIRENAAITLGKIKDERAIDPLIKLLTDEEWEVESAATSALVEIGEPVVEPLVFILQDKNEDVFLRMKVIAVLAGIKDERAIQPMIRVLKEEPELQADLGYRLGLMGEPAVEPLIQLLDDDDPEVRVRAAEALGRIGDGRAIGALTDALNDKDETVRVFAKMGLESIETQKKNTLIATYGKEREFYIEDQRREWLSKLDTVYKLSGNYMKPYTYPEGPVISYGWSIENRIEVGILEGSEVNNSTLNDIYTVFDSLGKVNEVDDIPVVFFCAEPFKNDIMTERNAVEETEEAKKNGKIEELEESEKVNGTKEASETEEEAGDLQSPVSVPGPRAMFVLSDLLISAFIVNKR
- a CDS encoding DUF4405 domain-containing protein, yielding MEREENTNLTAFTPIKGSKVLKNSPVKNRFVPGKAYLNFWIDLMAFLSFFICTVSGAALMRIEHGAFHSSGYTRAGLLNDELFWGLQGYEWAHLHNLTGLILVALIIVHIAMHWRRTLRAGYAVVFLNFLICTVSGAALMLISNSKYGTVTGSLNGELFWGLPGYEWAHLHNLIGWIFVVFAVIHIVRYHRWIARMSIRALHPGRTYGRK